One stretch of Miscanthus floridulus cultivar M001 chromosome 18, ASM1932011v1, whole genome shotgun sequence DNA includes these proteins:
- the LOC136524649 gene encoding uncharacterized protein: MAVPNYTYLKLKMSGPNSVITIESTYEHAYDYNIECIEYAEALVEAKTLIANLDQLGGEAPDSKRHAGAFEPAETIKLISVDPACPDDQTLRISTTLDIK; this comes from the coding sequence atggcagtccccaactacacctacctcaagctcaagatgtcaggTCCCAAcagtgtcatcacgattgagtccacgtacgaacatgcatatgactacaacatcgagtgcatcgagtacgccgaggctctcgtggaagcCAAGACCCTCATTGCCAACCTTGACCAACTCGGTGGcgaggcacctgactccaagcgtcatgCGGGAGCATTCGAGCCCGCGGAGACCATCAAGCTCATCTCAgttgaccccgcctgccccgatgaccagacgctgaggatcagcaccaccctcgacATTAAATAG
- the LOC136521198 gene encoding protein kri1-like, with amino-acid sequence MEKGKKSKEKEMEKKPVDILAGSDEDSDGGEEDLSKIQINEEYARRFEHNKRREALQRLEERRKQGLVPASDDDELESESESSEEEDEEATITSRLVDRRVFEVIRRIRSGDPRILDKDAKVYSESEEEGGEEAEDAEKEEESKQEKKKAKKEKPLYLKDVNARHLLEEGPEFAAQSSRSSSKFERIAYDEQQKKGLEAFLEAQKEVLGDGDDDDDDLFQVKPKARAGADDEAEEDEEEKQTKELAGEVFGKDEELDENEKFLKEFFLKRPYLEAEKRKSYLDDIQELSDEEELEIQEEYEHGYNYRHEEAMASGAVVADRVMGHSRVVEGSVRKKESSRKQQRKSKEERMARIKQEQAEELKHLKNLKKKEIAEKLERIRMIAGIGGDAACKLGADDLEEDFDPEDYDKKMQEMFDDSYYEADDVDPEFGSGGEEKPDFDKEDELLGLPKCWASDQSKEESTATDAKGANGKISLKDKVELEKEMEEYYKLDYEDTIGDIKTRFKYKQVKPNSFGLSAYDILAVDDKDLNQYVSIKKLAPYREDEWKVTHHKRQSKDFILGGQKKEGKKDKSGKKSRSEEGGPSSSKTEKDRLTNGQESTDDKKKTTRSERRKRRKADLKISDDRLAAFGKTNLKRHKSH; translated from the coding sequence ATGGAGAAGGGGAAGAAATCgaaggagaaggagatggagaagaaaccgGTGGACATTCTCGCGGGGTCCGACGAGGACTCCGACGGCGGGGAGGAGGACCTCTCCAAGATCCAGATCAACGAGGAGTATGCGCGCCGCTTCGAGCACAACAAGCGGCGGGAGGCGCTGCAGCGCCTCGAGGAGCGCAGGAAGCAGGGCCTGGTCCCCGCCTCTGACGACGACGAGTTGGAGTCGGAGTCCGAGTCGtctgaggaggaggacgaggaggccacCATTACTTCGCGCCTCGTCGACCGCCGCGTGTTCGAGGTGATCCGCCGCATCCGCAGCGGCGACCCCCGCATCCTCGACAAGGACGCCAAGGTCTACTCGGAgtcggaggaggagggcggcgaaGAAGCTGAGGACGCCGAGAAGGAAGAAGAGTCCAAGCAGGAGAAGAAAAAAGCCAAGAAGGAGAAGCCTCTGTACCTCAAGGACGTCAATGCCCGCCACCTGCTCGAGGAGGGCCCCGAGTTCGCAGCGCAGTCCAGCCGGAGCAGCAGCAAGTTCGAGAGGATCGCCTATGACGAGCAGCAGAAGAAGGGATTGGAGGCTTTCCTTGAGGCACAGAAAGAAGTATTAGGcgatggcgacgacgacgatgatgatttGTTCCAGGTGAAGCCCAAGGCTAGAGCAGGGGCTGATGACGAAGCGGAagaggacgaggaggagaagcAGACCAAGGAGCTTGCTGGTGAGGTCTTTGGGAAGGATGAGGAGCTGGATGAGAACGAGAAGTTCTTGAAGGAATTTTTCCTTAAGAGGCCGTACCTTGAGGCAGAGAAGAGGAAGTCCTATCTGGATGATATCCAGGAATTGTCAGATGAGGAGGAGCTCGAGATTCAGGAAGAATATGAACATGGTTATAATTACCGGCATGAGGAGGCCATGGCATCAGGGGCAGTGGTGGCAGACCGGGTAATGGGACATTCAAGAGTTGTTGAGGGGTCGGTGAGGAAGAAGGAGAGCAGCAGGAAGCAGCAGCGCAAGAGCAAAGAGGAGAGGATGGCCCGTATTAAGCAAGAGCAGGCAGAGGAGCTGAAGCATCTCAAGAATTTGAAGAAAAAAGAGATTGCAGAGAAGCTTGAGAGGATCCGAATGATTGCTGGGATTGGAGGTGATGCTGCTTGTAAGCTTGGTGCTGATGACTTGGAGGAGGATTTTGATCCAGAGGATTATGACAAGAAAATGCAGGAGATGTTTGATGACAGTTACTATGAGGCTGATGATGTTGATCCTGAGTTTGGAAGTGGTGGTGAGGAGAAGCCGGATTTTGACAAAGAAGACGAATTGCTTGGGCTTCCTAAGTGCTGGGCTAGTGACCAGTCAAAGGAAGAGTCTACTGCCACTGATGCGAAAGGTGCAAATGGGAAGATCTCTCTCAAAGACAAGGTGGAGCTTGAGAAAGAGATGGAAGAGTACTACAAGTTAGACTATGAGGACACTATTGGAGATATCAAGACTCGGTTCAAGTATAAACAGGTTAAGCCCAACAGTTTTGGTCTGAGTGCCTATGATATATTGGCAGTAGATGACAAGGATTTGAACCAGTATGTTTCCATTAAGAAGCTAGCTCCTTACAGAGAGGATGAATGGAAGGTTACACATCATAAGAGGCAGAGCAAGGATTTTATCCTTGGAGGCCAGAAGAAGGAAGGGAAGAAGGACAAATCTGGCAAGAAATCTAGGTCTGAGGAAGGCGGCCCAAGTTCTTCAAAAACAGAGAAAGACAGGCTGACAAATGGGCAAGAGTCAACAGATGACAAGAAAAAGACTACCAGAAGTGAAAGAAGGAAGCGTCGTAAGGCTGACCTAAAGATATCCGATGATCGATTAGCGGCATTTGGAAAGACAAATTTGAAGCGTCACAAGAGCCATTGA
- the LOC136522893 gene encoding non-specific lipid transfer protein GPI-anchored 7-like isoform X2, with translation MQQSTARLLAAAAAVAVACLALAPSAYAQGTSGSGSGSGAVPSCAAKLVPCAGYLNSTSTAAPAAACCGPLREAAANETACLCAMLLNRAALQAFGVAPEQGLILARRCNVTTDASACAAGGAATSGSTAASSASTGSASSSSVTKPTANGGSVARRLSMTGASSLVGFSFIWWMIMA, from the exons ATGCAGCAGAGCACCGCCCGTCtcctggccgccgccgcggccgtggccgtggcctgcCTAGCGCTGGCTCCATCCGCGTACGCGCAGGGGacgtccggctccggctccggctccggggcGGTGCCGTCGTGCGCGGCGAAGCTGGTGCCGTGCGCGGGGTACCTCAACTCCACGTCCACGGCGGCGCCCGCAGCGGCCTGCTGCGGCCCGCTCAGGGAGGCGGCGGCCAACGAGACGGCGTGCCTGTGCGCCATGCTGCTCAACAGGGCCGCACTGCAGGCGTTCGGCGTGGCGCCCGAGCAGGGCCTGATCCTCGCCAGGCGATGCAACGTCACCACCGACGCCTCTGCCTGCGCCGCCGGAG GCGCAGCCACTAGCGGCAGTACTGCTGCATCTTCAGCTTCCACTGGTagcgcttcttcttcttcag TGACCAAACCAACAGCCAACGGAGGCAGCGTGGCGCGTCGCCTGAGCATGACTGGCGCTTCGTCCTTGGTAGGCTTCAGTTTCATCTGGTGGATGATCATGGCGTAG
- the LOC136522893 gene encoding non-specific lipid transfer protein GPI-anchored 7-like isoform X1, with amino-acid sequence MQQSTARLLAAAAAVAVACLALAPSAYAQGTSGSGSGSGAVPSCAAKLVPCAGYLNSTSTAAPAAACCGPLREAAANETACLCAMLLNRAALQAFGVAPEQGLILARRCNVTTDASACAAGAGAATSGSTAASSASTGSASSSSVTKPTANGGSVARRLSMTGASSLVGFSFIWWMIMA; translated from the exons ATGCAGCAGAGCACCGCCCGTCtcctggccgccgccgcggccgtggccgtggcctgcCTAGCGCTGGCTCCATCCGCGTACGCGCAGGGGacgtccggctccggctccggctccggggcGGTGCCGTCGTGCGCGGCGAAGCTGGTGCCGTGCGCGGGGTACCTCAACTCCACGTCCACGGCGGCGCCCGCAGCGGCCTGCTGCGGCCCGCTCAGGGAGGCGGCGGCCAACGAGACGGCGTGCCTGTGCGCCATGCTGCTCAACAGGGCCGCACTGCAGGCGTTCGGCGTGGCGCCCGAGCAGGGCCTGATCCTCGCCAGGCGATGCAACGTCACCACCGACGCCTCTGCCTGCGCCGCCGGAG CAGGCGCAGCCACTAGCGGCAGTACTGCTGCATCTTCAGCTTCCACTGGTagcgcttcttcttcttcag TGACCAAACCAACAGCCAACGGAGGCAGCGTGGCGCGTCGCCTGAGCATGACTGGCGCTTCGTCCTTGGTAGGCTTCAGTTTCATCTGGTGGATGATCATGGCGTAG